In Desulfobaccales bacterium, the following proteins share a genomic window:
- a CDS encoding type I 3-dehydroquinate dehydratase, with translation MPVVEEVARRARGVYLRAARKGCWAELRLDYLERVELRRLLGTLPGPVVVTNRHPAEGGRWRGAEAARLKVLEEALAYRPTCVDVEWRTEAGWRREVAAAKGETRLILSWHDFAGTPPEAELVAQLEAMLAAEGEIVKIVTLALRPEDNLRVLGLIPRALAAGKEIIAFCMGALGSWSRVAAPYLGSYLTYAPFHRKGASAPGQLTVSEVKRIWRLLRR, from the coding sequence GTGCCGGTGGTGGAGGAGGTGGCGCGGCGGGCCCGGGGGGTGTATCTCAGGGCGGCCCGCAAGGGGTGTTGGGCGGAGTTGCGGTTGGATTATCTGGAGCGGGTGGAGCTTAGGCGGCTTTTGGGGACCTTGCCGGGGCCGGTGGTGGTGACCAACCGGCATCCGGCGGAGGGGGGGCGTTGGCGGGGGGCGGAGGCGGCGCGTCTCAAGGTGTTGGAGGAGGCGTTGGCCTATCGGCCCACCTGTGTGGATGTGGAGTGGCGCACGGAGGCAGGTTGGCGCCGGGAGGTGGCGGCGGCCAAAGGGGAGACCCGGCTGATTCTCTCCTGGCATGATTTTGCCGGCACGCCGCCGGAGGCGGAGCTGGTGGCGCAGTTGGAGGCCATGCTGGCGGCGGAGGGGGAGATTGTGAAGATTGTCACCCTGGCCCTAAGGCCGGAGGACAATCTCAGGGTGTTGGGGCTGATCCCCCGGGCCCTGGCGGCGGGGAAAGAGATCATTGCCTTTTGCATGGGGGCGCTGGGAAGCTGGTCCCGGGTGGCGGCGCCGTATTTGGGGTCGTATCTCACTTATGCGCCCTTTCATCGAAAGGGGGCCTCGGCTCCGGGGCAGCTCACGGTGAGCGAGGTGAAGCGGATATGGCGGCTCTTGCGCCGGTGA
- a CDS encoding shikimate dehydrogenase → MAALAPVIDGRTRVYGILGRPVAHSLSPAMHNAAFAHLGLNAVYVPFEVQDLARAVAGLKGLNIGGVSVTIPFKEEIIPLLDGVTGPAARMGAVNTVVNQGGRLVGHNTDWLGAVAALKEKTELQGRQVLILGAGGAARAIVYAVLEAGGRVIVTDVDMFKAATLAREFGVEALEPGQIDACGAEILINATPVGMAPHSEEIPVAPELLSRFRLVMDIVYRPLQTRLLQEAHARGCEVVDGLRMLLHQGAAQFTLWTGRPAPVEVMAEAAYGALAAAGE, encoded by the coding sequence ATGGCGGCTCTTGCGCCGGTGATTGACGGGCGCACCCGGGTGTATGGCATTCTGGGGCGGCCGGTGGCCCATTCCCTGAGCCCGGCCATGCACAACGCCGCCTTTGCCCATCTGGGGCTCAACGCCGTGTATGTGCCCTTTGAGGTGCAGGACCTGGCCCGGGCGGTGGCAGGGCTTAAGGGGCTCAATATCGGCGGGGTGAGCGTCACCATCCCTTTCAAGGAGGAGATCATCCCGTTGTTGGATGGGGTGACGGGACCGGCGGCCCGCATGGGCGCGGTGAACACGGTGGTGAATCAGGGCGGCCGCCTGGTGGGGCACAACACCGACTGGCTGGGAGCGGTGGCGGCCCTGAAGGAAAAGACGGAGCTTCAGGGGCGGCAGGTCCTCATCCTGGGAGCCGGGGGGGCGGCCCGGGCCATTGTTTATGCGGTGCTGGAGGCGGGCGGCCGGGTGATTGTCACGGACGTTGACATGTTCAAGGCGGCCACCTTGGCCCGGGAGTTCGGGGTGGAGGCCCTGGAGCCGGGGCAGATCGACGCCTGTGGGGCGGAGATCCTCATCAATGCCACCCCGGTGGGCATGGCGCCGCACTCAGAGGAGATTCCCGTGGCGCCGGAGCTCCTCTCCCGTTTCCGGCTGGTGATGGACATTGTCTATCGGCCGCTTCAGACCCGGCTCCTTCAGGAGGCCCACGCCCGGGGCTGCGAGGTGGTGGATGGCCTGAGGATGCTCCTCCATCAGGGGGCGGCGCAGTTCACCTTGTGGACCGGGCGGCCGGCGCCGGTGGAAGTGATGGCCGAGGCGGCGTACGGGGCCCTGGCGGCCGCGGGGGAGTAA
- a CDS encoding CDP-alcohol phosphatidyltransferase family protein — MSEPSLSHRSLTVPNVITLIRILLTPLFVILLIQGRYGPALLVFLCASLSDFVDGLIARHWQQRSPLGTVLDPLADKLLLMSSFILLSFYRLIPPWLAVVVISRDFILVAGILILKLFDYPVAVRPTLAGKFTAAAQMITVFVVLLSRQVPLPGIFLQGWFLLTGGLSTYSGIQYLAQGLKIGEKEKEAAPDEGGDG; from the coding sequence ATGAGTGAGCCGTCTCTTTCCCACCGCAGCCTGACGGTCCCCAATGTCATCACTCTCATCCGCATCCTGCTGACGCCACTGTTTGTCATCCTGCTTATCCAGGGGCGTTACGGGCCGGCGTTGCTGGTCTTTTTGTGCGCCAGCCTCAGTGATTTCGTGGACGGCCTCATCGCCCGGCATTGGCAGCAGCGCTCGCCCCTGGGAACGGTCTTGGACCCCTTGGCGGACAAGCTGCTCCTCATGAGCAGTTTCATCCTGCTGAGCTTTTATCGGCTTATCCCTCCCTGGCTGGCGGTGGTGGTCATCAGCCGGGATTTTATTTTGGTGGCCGGCATCTTAATCCTGAAGCTGTTTGATTATCCGGTGGCGGTGCGTCCCACCCTGGCGGGGAAATTCACTGCCGCGGCCCAGATGATCACAGTATTTGTGGTGCTTCTCAGCCGTCAGGTGCCGCTGCCGGGGATTTTCTTACAGGGCTGGTTTCTGCTCACGGGGGGATTGAGCACGTATTCCGGCATCCAGTATCTGGCCCAGGGCCTGAAGATCGGGGAAAAGGAGAAAGAGGCGGCCCCGGACGAGGGTGGAGATGGCTGA
- a CDS encoding septal ring lytic transglycosylase RlpA family protein, translating to MIALIPGLERSLAYLRSAEPAAPAEDFSRLLASLAPTPAAAPAPATYQVQPGDTLTGIAKKLGYGDPLALARANGLKNPDLLRPGQVLTLPPPTAAPPVVSRPAVSPPSAPSGPKPTLVVASWYGPRHHGRPMANGRPFDMEADTAAHRSLPLGTRLKVTNPQNGRSVNVTVTDRGPYVPGRHLDLSLGAARKLGIIKQGVARLYVEPTSG from the coding sequence ATGATCGCCCTGATCCCTGGATTGGAACGGTCTCTGGCTTACCTGCGTTCTGCAGAGCCCGCCGCCCCGGCCGAGGATTTTTCCCGGCTCCTGGCCTCCCTGGCTCCCACGCCCGCCGCCGCTCCGGCCCCGGCCACCTACCAGGTCCAGCCCGGCGACACCCTGACGGGCATCGCCAAAAAGTTGGGGTATGGCGATCCCCTGGCCCTGGCCCGGGCCAACGGCCTGAAGAATCCTGACCTGCTCCGGCCCGGGCAGGTGCTCACCCTGCCGCCGCCCACTGCAGCCCCCCCGGTGGTTTCTCGCCCGGCGGTTTCCCCCCCTTCGGCTCCCTCCGGCCCGAAACCCACCCTGGTGGTGGCCTCCTGGTACGGCCCCCGCCACCACGGCCGGCCCATGGCCAACGGCCGCCCCTTTGACATGGAGGCCGACACCGCCGCCCACCGCTCCCTGCCCTTGGGCACCCGTCTCAAGGTCACCAACCCCCAAAACGGCCGCAGCGTCAACGTAACGGTCACCGACCGGGGCCCCTACGTCCCCGGCCGCCACCTGGACCTGTCCCTGGGCGCAGCCCGCAAGCTGGGGATCATCAAGCAGGGCGTCGCCCGCCTCTACGTGGAGCCCACTTCGGGCTGA
- a CDS encoding EamA family transporter — MTKYVVLGLILLDVLLNVAGQLSLKFGMSKMGNFALGATELAGVFLRAALNPFVIAGLFCYGMGFLVWLIVLAKAEVSYAYPMISLGYVLTAVLAWQLFGENVTLTRMAGILITCLGVYIIARS, encoded by the coding sequence ATGACCAAGTATGTGGTTTTAGGATTGATTCTGTTGGATGTCCTCCTCAATGTGGCGGGGCAGTTGTCCTTGAAATTCGGCATGTCCAAAATGGGCAATTTTGCCCTGGGGGCCACGGAGCTGGCCGGGGTGTTCCTGCGGGCGGCTCTTAACCCCTTTGTCATCGCCGGGCTCTTCTGCTATGGCATGGGTTTTCTGGTGTGGCTCATCGTGCTGGCCAAGGCCGAGGTGAGCTATGCTTATCCGATGATTTCCCTCGGCTATGTCCTCACCGCGGTGCTGGCCTGGCAGCTCTTCGGGGAAAACGTCACCCTGACCCGCATGGCCGGCATTCTCATCACCTGCCTCGGGGTCTATATTATCGCCCGGAGTTAA
- a CDS encoding amidohydrolase, which translates to MSEMTRKPLDYLFRAAYVVTLDEAKRILTPGAVAVQGDTIVAVGPPSEVEAAYQPARVLDYPLGLILPGLINAHTHAAMSLFRGLADDLPLEDWLNSHIFPAERHLDREVVYWGTKLAVAEMLLSGTTCFCDMYLFADAVARAAAETGIRAVVGEVLYDFPSPNYGPPAEGLKFSENLHRAYAGHPRVRVAIMPHAIYTCSPELLSDAGELAARLDTLLVTHLAETAKEVAYSRTAFGLTPVQHLHRLGLLSPRLLADHCVVLSEEDLELLSASGAGVAHCPESNMKLASGVAPVTAMLRHGIPVGLGTDGCASNNNLDLFQEMDTAAKLQKVHLLDPTALPAPAALSLATTSGAKVLGLADRVGRLAPGYKADVIVLDLDQPHLTPLYDPFSHLVYAARGSDVTTVMVDGRLLVKDRQLLAFDLKETLARAREVSHRVRQNYR; encoded by the coding sequence ATGTCTGAGATGACCCGGAAGCCGCTGGACTATCTCTTCCGGGCCGCTTATGTGGTCACCCTGGATGAGGCCAAGCGGATCCTCACACCCGGCGCAGTGGCGGTGCAGGGGGACACCATCGTGGCGGTGGGACCCCCCTCGGAGGTGGAAGCCGCCTATCAGCCCGCCCGGGTGCTGGACTACCCCCTGGGCCTTATCCTGCCCGGCCTGATCAACGCCCACACTCATGCCGCCATGTCCCTTTTCCGGGGTCTGGCCGACGATCTGCCCTTGGAGGACTGGCTCAACAGCCACATCTTCCCCGCCGAGCGCCATCTGGACCGGGAGGTGGTCTATTGGGGCACCAAGCTGGCGGTGGCCGAGATGCTCCTGTCCGGCACCACCTGCTTCTGTGACATGTATCTCTTCGCCGACGCCGTGGCCCGGGCCGCGGCCGAAACCGGCATCCGGGCGGTGGTGGGGGAGGTGCTCTATGATTTCCCCTCCCCCAACTACGGCCCCCCGGCGGAGGGCCTTAAGTTCAGTGAGAATCTGCACCGCGCCTATGCCGGGCATCCCCGGGTCCGGGTGGCCATCATGCCCCATGCCATTTACACCTGCTCCCCGGAGCTGCTGAGCGACGCCGGGGAGCTGGCCGCCCGTCTGGATACTCTCCTCGTCACCCACCTGGCGGAAACCGCCAAGGAAGTGGCCTACAGCCGGACGGCCTTCGGGCTCACCCCGGTGCAGCACCTGCACCGCCTGGGCCTGCTCAGCCCCCGGCTGCTGGCGGATCACTGCGTGGTTTTAAGCGAGGAGGACCTGGAGCTCCTCTCTGCCTCCGGGGCCGGCGTGGCCCACTGCCCCGAGTCCAACATGAAGCTGGCCAGCGGCGTGGCCCCGGTGACGGCCATGCTCCGCCACGGCATTCCGGTGGGGTTAGGGACCGACGGTTGCGCCAGCAACAACAACCTGGACCTCTTCCAGGAGATGGATACCGCCGCCAAGCTCCAGAAGGTGCACCTCCTGGACCCCACCGCCCTGCCCGCCCCGGCGGCCCTCTCCCTGGCCACCACCTCGGGGGCCAAAGTGCTGGGGCTGGCAGACCGGGTGGGCCGCCTGGCGCCCGGGTACAAGGCCGATGTCATTGTCCTCGATCTGGATCAGCCCCATCTCACCCCCCTCTACGACCCCTTTTCCCACCTAGTCTATGCCGCCCGAGGCTCCGATGTCACCACCGTCATGGTGGACGGCCGCCTTTTGGTGAAAGACCGACAACTCCTGGCCTTCGACCTCAAGGAGACCCTGGCCCGGGCCCGGGAGGTTTCCCATAGAGTCCGGCAGAACTACCGCTGA
- a CDS encoding lytic transglycosylase domain-containing protein, translating to MVAFLVAVLLLWLWPAGPFADLPPRRLPPSVPPLPEVRLPYFQLPPSLTLCGQPVPLEDPVVREGLDREFTIVVWSRAQTLMWLKRAHRHFPDIQQKIRAQHLPEDLKYVVLVESDLRLNARSPAGAAGPWQFMGPTAQRFQLKASEYIDERLDLGLATDAALAYLKTLYQEFGSWPLALAAYNVGEGRIRREMALQGVSDYWRLALPEETERYVYRVLAAKVVLENPGYYSYDIPPEDLYPPLASEEVVLTTAQGVTVRGLAEAAGTYYRAFKHLNPWIKGHSLPPGTYRLRVPVGQRAAFLEAAARGLPAPPAATPETREEKPPAPAKNARPARKK from the coding sequence ATGGTCGCTTTTCTTGTGGCGGTGCTCCTGTTGTGGCTGTGGCCCGCCGGCCCCTTCGCCGACCTCCCCCCCCGGCGCCTGCCGCCGTCGGTGCCGCCACTGCCGGAAGTGAGGCTCCCTTACTTCCAATTGCCGCCCTCCCTCACCCTCTGCGGTCAGCCGGTGCCCCTGGAGGACCCGGTGGTGCGGGAAGGCCTGGACCGGGAGTTCACCATCGTGGTGTGGAGCCGAGCCCAGACCCTCATGTGGCTCAAACGGGCCCATCGCCACTTCCCGGACATCCAGCAAAAAATCCGGGCCCAGCACCTGCCCGAGGACCTCAAGTACGTGGTCCTGGTGGAAAGCGATCTGCGTCTGAACGCCCGCTCCCCTGCCGGAGCCGCCGGCCCCTGGCAGTTCATGGGGCCCACGGCGCAGCGCTTCCAGCTCAAGGCCAGCGAGTACATTGACGAGCGCCTGGACCTGGGGCTGGCCACCGACGCCGCCCTGGCCTACCTCAAGACCCTCTACCAGGAGTTCGGCAGTTGGCCCCTGGCCCTGGCGGCCTACAACGTCGGGGAGGGCAGGATCCGCCGGGAGATGGCCCTCCAGGGGGTCAGCGATTACTGGCGCCTGGCCCTCCCGGAGGAGACCGAACGCTATGTTTACCGCGTCCTGGCCGCCAAAGTGGTGCTGGAAAACCCCGGTTATTACAGCTATGACATCCCCCCGGAGGACCTCTATCCGCCTCTGGCCAGCGAGGAGGTCGTTCTCACCACCGCTCAGGGGGTGACCGTGCGGGGTTTGGCCGAAGCCGCGGGGACCTATTACCGGGCCTTCAAGCATCTCAACCCCTGGATCAAGGGGCACTCCCTGCCGCCGGGCACCTACCGCCTGCGGGTGCCCGTGGGGCAGCGGGCCGCCTTCCTGGAGGCCGCCGCCCGGGGCCTGCCCGCCCCGCCGGCCGCCACCCCGGAGACCCGGGAGGAAAAACCGCCGGCGCCGGCCAAAAACGCCCGCCCGGCGCGAAAAAAGTGA
- the yedF gene encoding sulfurtransferase-like selenium metabolism protein YedF has product MEEKQLDCRGLACPNPVLKTKELLDTGGVEALTVLVDNPAAQENVRRFLERAGFVVQVGPAEGGVAVSGRRAVSTPPVGETAAAREGEQKILVFLGTDRLGRGDEELGAKLMANFLSTLPEMGSSLWTLVLVNAGVKLAVAGSPVLESLTRLTAAGVQVLVCGTCLQHFGLLEHKAVGETTNMLDIVTHLQVADKVITFS; this is encoded by the coding sequence ATGGAAGAAAAGCAGTTGGACTGCCGGGGGCTGGCGTGCCCCAATCCGGTGCTCAAAACCAAGGAGCTCCTGGACACCGGCGGGGTGGAGGCCCTGACGGTGCTGGTGGACAACCCGGCAGCGCAAGAAAACGTGCGCCGGTTCCTGGAACGGGCCGGCTTTGTAGTACAGGTGGGGCCCGCGGAAGGCGGTGTGGCGGTGTCGGGCCGGCGGGCGGTGTCCACCCCACCGGTCGGGGAGACGGCCGCAGCTCGGGAGGGCGAACAGAAGATTCTGGTGTTCCTGGGCACAGACCGGCTGGGCCGGGGGGATGAGGAGCTGGGAGCGAAACTGATGGCCAATTTCCTATCCACTCTGCCGGAAATGGGGTCCAGCCTCTGGACCCTGGTGCTGGTGAACGCCGGGGTGAAACTGGCGGTTGCCGGCTCCCCGGTGCTGGAGAGCCTCACCCGGCTGACGGCGGCGGGGGTGCAGGTGCTGGTATGCGGCACCTGTCTGCAACACTTCGGCTTGTTGGAGCACAAGGCGGTGGGCGAGACCACCAACATGCTGGACATTGTGACGCACCTGCAGGTGGCCGACAAGGTCATCACCTTTTCCTGA
- the msbA gene encoding lipid A export permease/ATP-binding protein MsbA codes for MWQEDLRLYLRLLGYVRQYWLRFAVAIAAMVGVSGLTALLAWLVKPVLDEVFVHQKVHMLYILPPVIVLLYLVKGALSFLHTYQMNYIGFTTTARMREEIFTHLQRQPHSFFDNQSTGTLMSRISFDVMLLQESVTKVVTTFFRDSFTVVGLVGVIFYREWRLALFAIAVLPLAGVIVYHLSRRLRKLSTASQKSMAELKNLMQENFSGQRLVKAFAREDFESARFIRANQHFLRIRLKQAVMRNLSPPIMDFLASLSMAGIIFYGGYNVIQGYSTPGTFFSFLAALLMLYQPIKGLTSVHNSVQEGLAAAQRVFHLLDLPPAIQDRPGARALPPLQREIRYEQVSFTYDGQKPALEDICLTVHKGEMVALVGPSGAGKSTLLSLLPRFYEVSAGAILIDGVDIRDVTLASLRGQIGVVSQQTFLFNETVRFNVAYGRPEASEAEIIQALKHANAWDFVQALPEGLDTVIGERGVRLSGGEQQRLAIARAILKDPPILILDEATSSLDSESERLVQEALDRLVVGRTTLVIAHRLSTVMGASRIVVLDAGRIVEVGPHTELLKRGGLYRRLYEMQFGPAGVVALPRAASFQRLSRS; via the coding sequence ATGTGGCAGGAAGACCTGCGTCTCTATCTGCGCCTGTTGGGCTATGTGCGCCAGTATTGGCTGCGCTTCGCGGTGGCTATTGCCGCCATGGTGGGGGTCTCCGGCCTGACGGCGCTTTTGGCCTGGCTGGTGAAACCGGTCCTGGATGAGGTCTTTGTGCACCAGAAGGTGCATATGCTCTACATCCTGCCGCCTGTGATTGTGCTGTTGTATCTGGTCAAGGGAGCCCTATCCTTCCTGCACACCTACCAGATGAATTACATCGGCTTCACCACCACGGCCCGCATGCGGGAGGAGATCTTCACGCACCTGCAGCGCCAGCCCCACAGCTTTTTCGACAATCAATCCACCGGCACCCTGATGAGCCGCATCAGTTTCGATGTCATGCTCCTGCAGGAATCGGTGACCAAGGTGGTGACCACCTTTTTCCGGGACAGCTTCACGGTGGTGGGGCTGGTGGGGGTGATCTTTTACCGGGAATGGCGGCTGGCCCTGTTTGCCATTGCGGTGCTGCCCCTGGCAGGGGTGATCGTCTATCACCTGAGCCGGCGGCTCCGGAAGCTGTCCACCGCCTCCCAGAAGTCCATGGCAGAGCTCAAGAATCTGATGCAGGAGAACTTCTCCGGCCAGCGGCTGGTGAAGGCCTTTGCCCGGGAGGATTTCGAGAGCGCCCGCTTCATCCGGGCCAACCAGCATTTTCTGCGGATCCGGCTGAAGCAGGCGGTGATGCGCAATCTGTCGCCCCCCATCATGGATTTTCTGGCCTCCCTGAGCATGGCCGGGATCATTTTTTACGGGGGCTACAATGTCATCCAGGGGTACTCCACCCCCGGGACCTTTTTCTCCTTTCTGGCGGCCCTGCTCATGCTCTACCAGCCCATCAAGGGGCTGACCAGCGTGCATAACAGCGTGCAGGAGGGGCTGGCGGCGGCCCAGCGGGTCTTTCACCTTTTGGATCTGCCGCCGGCCATCCAGGACCGCCCCGGGGCCCGGGCCCTGCCCCCTTTGCAGCGGGAGATCCGCTACGAGCAGGTCAGCTTTACCTATGACGGCCAGAAGCCGGCCCTGGAGGACATCTGCCTCACGGTGCACAAAGGGGAGATGGTGGCCCTGGTGGGGCCCAGCGGCGCCGGCAAATCCACCTTACTCAGCCTCCTCCCTCGCTTTTATGAGGTGAGTGCCGGCGCTATCCTCATTGACGGGGTGGACATCCGGGACGTCACCTTGGCGAGTCTGAGGGGGCAGATCGGCGTGGTGAGCCAACAGACCTTCCTCTTCAACGAAACGGTGCGCTTCAATGTGGCCTATGGCCGCCCCGAGGCCAGCGAGGCGGAGATCATCCAGGCCCTCAAGCACGCCAACGCCTGGGATTTCGTGCAGGCGTTGCCCGAGGGGCTGGATACGGTGATCGGCGAACGGGGGGTGCGGCTCTCCGGGGGGGAGCAGCAGCGCCTGGCCATCGCCCGGGCCATTCTGAAGGACCCGCCCATCCTCATCCTGGATGAGGCCACCTCCTCGCTGGATTCCGAATCCGAGAGGCTGGTGCAGGAGGCTCTGGACCGGCTGGTGGTGGGGCGCACCACCCTGGTCATCGCCCATCGCCTCTCCACGGTGATGGGGGCCAGTCGCATCGTGGTCCTGGATGCCGGCCGGATAGTGGAGGTGGGGCCCCATACGGAGCTCCTGAAGCGGGGCGGCCTCTATCGGCGGCTGTATGAGATGCAGTTCGGCCCGGCGGGAGTGGTGGCCCTGCCCCGGGCCGCCTCCTTCCAGCGGTTATCCCGGAGCTGA
- the lpxK gene encoding tetraacyldisaccharide 4'-kinase: MIAPVFHAAEGKDNGAVGWPLARFLGVAPSPVLAAVARGAAVLYGAGAAARRAWYQRGWGRVQRLPAPVVSVGNLAVGGTGKTPLVAYLARELQKKGLKVVILSRGYGGQATAATCISDGSRVRVRPPVAGDEAFLLARDLPGVPVYTGRCRYEAGLMAWRRHQPDLFLLDDGLQHFQLHRDLELVLLDAEASLGNGRLLPAGPLREAPEVLRLADFLVLSRYRPERHQGALTRLSTQFPEQEILTASIRPEALYRYPGGEKLDLTALAAMPVLAFAGLARPQVFRETLTELGAQLTGWRAFPDHHPYRGREIQELVAAAQAGGAGALLTTAKDWARLGEKWQAPLPLLVLEVAARLEPWEALWLRVSELVNGERNRPLWYTHAPHRHEEDEPAKVSWPPGPMVWRAWQGLTVRGRPPQPRDVRRLLVRAPNWLGDAVMSLPVLEGLRRRFPNAKLTVLAVPRVAPLFLHHPLVQEVRELAPGMRGWASLLALRGRFDLAVALPNSFAAALGLFLAGARVRAGYAADGRSGLLTLAVHGREALMAVHLVYYYLGVLRAFGELTEEDVVPPRLYLTPADKAQGAALLGRGGPWVGLAPGAAYGPAKRWPAERFAEVARELATEAGVRPVILGGPGEAEVAEEVAAQAGVPVVNLAGRTTLRQVLGVLSHLSVLITNDSGLMHAAAALGVPLVAIFGSTDPYVTGPVSRRATIITHPQDCSPCFRRTCEQNYRCLTDVSVAEVAAAARLWLAAGPVR; encoded by the coding sequence ATGATTGCTCCCGTGTTTCACGCTGCAGAGGGCAAGGACAACGGTGCCGTGGGCTGGCCCCTGGCCCGGTTCCTGGGGGTGGCCCCGTCTCCGGTGCTGGCCGCCGTGGCCCGGGGGGCAGCGGTGCTCTACGGCGCCGGGGCTGCCGCCCGACGGGCCTGGTACCAACGGGGCTGGGGGCGGGTGCAGCGGCTGCCGGCCCCGGTGGTGAGCGTGGGCAACCTGGCGGTGGGCGGCACCGGGAAGACCCCCTTGGTGGCCTACCTGGCCCGGGAGCTGCAAAAAAAGGGGCTTAAGGTGGTGATCCTCAGCCGGGGGTATGGGGGCCAAGCCACCGCGGCCACCTGCATCTCCGACGGCTCCCGGGTGCGGGTGAGACCGCCTGTGGCCGGGGATGAGGCCTTTCTCCTGGCCCGGGACTTGCCCGGGGTGCCGGTTTATACCGGCCGCTGCCGCTATGAGGCCGGTCTTATGGCCTGGCGGCGCCATCAGCCGGACCTCTTCCTGCTGGATGACGGCCTGCAGCACTTTCAGCTCCATCGGGACCTGGAGCTGGTGCTCCTGGATGCCGAGGCGTCCCTGGGGAACGGGCGGCTCTTGCCGGCGGGGCCACTCCGGGAGGCCCCGGAGGTGCTGAGGCTGGCAGACTTCTTGGTCCTGAGCCGCTATCGGCCGGAGCGGCATCAGGGGGCTCTGACCCGGCTCAGCACCCAGTTTCCGGAGCAGGAGATCCTCACCGCCAGTATCCGGCCGGAGGCTCTGTATCGGTATCCGGGGGGAGAGAAGCTGGATTTGACGGCGCTGGCCGCCATGCCGGTCCTGGCCTTTGCCGGCCTGGCCCGGCCGCAGGTCTTTCGGGAGACCCTGACGGAGCTGGGGGCGCAGCTCACGGGGTGGCGGGCTTTCCCGGATCATCACCCTTACCGCGGCCGGGAAATCCAAGAACTGGTGGCCGCGGCTCAGGCCGGAGGCGCCGGGGCCTTGCTTACCACCGCCAAGGATTGGGCCCGGCTGGGCGAAAAATGGCAGGCGCCCTTGCCCCTCTTGGTCCTGGAGGTGGCCGCCCGCCTGGAGCCCTGGGAGGCGCTGTGGCTGCGGGTGAGCGAGCTGGTCAACGGGGAGAGGAACCGGCCGTTGTGGTACACCCACGCCCCCCACAGGCACGAGGAGGATGAGCCTGCCAAGGTCTCGTGGCCGCCTGGCCCAATGGTGTGGCGGGCCTGGCAGGGCCTGACGGTGCGGGGGCGCCCCCCCCAGCCCCGGGACGTGCGACGCCTGCTGGTGCGGGCCCCCAACTGGCTGGGGGACGCGGTGATGAGCCTGCCGGTGCTGGAGGGTTTGAGGCGGCGTTTCCCCAACGCCAAGCTCACGGTGCTGGCGGTGCCCCGGGTGGCGCCGCTTTTTCTGCACCACCCCCTGGTGCAGGAGGTGCGGGAGCTTGCCCCTGGTATGCGGGGGTGGGCCTCATTGCTGGCTTTGCGAGGCCGGTTCGATCTGGCCGTGGCCCTTCCCAACTCCTTTGCCGCCGCCCTGGGGCTGTTTCTGGCCGGGGCCCGGGTGCGGGCCGGATATGCAGCGGACGGCCGCAGCGGGCTGTTGACGTTGGCGGTGCATGGCCGGGAGGCTCTGATGGCAGTACACTTGGTATATTATTACCTGGGAGTGCTCCGGGCCTTCGGGGAACTCACCGAAGAGGACGTGGTCCCGCCCCGGTTATATCTCACCCCGGCAGACAAAGCCCAAGGGGCGGCCCTGCTGGGGCGAGGGGGCCCGTGGGTGGGGTTGGCCCCGGGGGCGGCCTATGGCCCCGCCAAACGCTGGCCGGCCGAACGCTTTGCAGAGGTGGCCCGGGAGCTGGCCACGGAGGCCGGCGTTCGGCCGGTGATCCTGGGCGGCCCGGGGGAGGCAGAGGTGGCGGAAGAGGTGGCGGCCCAGGCGGGGGTGCCCGTGGTCAATCTGGCCGGGCGCACCACCCTGCGCCAGGTCCTGGGCGTGCTCTCCCACCTAAGTGTCCTGATTACCAACGATTCGGGGCTGATGCATGCCGCGGCCGCTTTGGGGGTGCCGCTGGTGGCCATCTTCGGCTCCACCGACCCTTATGTGACCGGGCCGGTCAGCCGCCGGGCCACCATTATCACTCACCCCCAGGACTGCAGCCCCTGTTTCCGGCGGACCTGTGAGCAGAATTACCGGTGTCTCACTGACGTGAGCGTGGCCGAGGTGGCGGCGGCGGCCCGTCTGTGGCTGGCCGCGGGGCCGGTCAGGTGA